The following coding sequences lie in one Halorussus halophilus genomic window:
- a CDS encoding CBS domain-containing protein, whose product MDISDIVSTEFETVGSEAPVSKLTGKFEDPTVRAVVVTDDGQYRGVVTRRQLSSGHHVPDEKAKNLVWHVATVEPHDDVREVARLMVGGSVQLLPVFKNDALYGVVTADAILETVASFLSVLTVEAVYTHDLVTADPETTLGEVLHTLREHTITHLPVVDEGEVVGIVSLFDVLRFSGREIQKGQGGSPPRFDSVGGRSHGGFGERSGELERMLNLPVRDLMSEPVLTTAPETGLDEAVEAMLTEGVSALVVTAADEPVGIVTKTDVLRVLTVTDEDHLDVQIVGINLMDDISREEVSDMIERLASKYRRLSVLEANVYLHEHKETFRGTPLVLARIRLFTDKGHFVGTGEGYGAAHALRLASNVLERQILEGKEYARTKKHPSNEEKEKLLGWWLSGDSRRR is encoded by the coding sequence ATGGACATCAGTGATATCGTCTCGACGGAGTTCGAAACGGTCGGGTCGGAGGCCCCGGTGTCGAAGCTCACAGGAAAGTTCGAGGACCCGACTGTCCGGGCGGTGGTCGTCACGGATGATGGCCAGTACCGAGGAGTGGTCACGCGGCGGCAACTGAGTTCGGGCCATCACGTACCCGACGAGAAGGCGAAGAATCTCGTCTGGCACGTGGCGACTGTCGAACCACACGACGACGTCCGAGAAGTCGCACGGTTGATGGTCGGCGGGAGCGTGCAGTTGCTTCCAGTCTTCAAAAACGACGCGCTCTACGGCGTCGTGACGGCCGACGCCATCCTCGAAACAGTCGCGTCGTTCTTGAGCGTGCTGACCGTCGAAGCCGTGTACACTCACGACCTCGTCACTGCCGACCCGGAGACGACGTTGGGGGAAGTGCTTCACACCCTCCGAGAGCATACGATTACGCATCTCCCAGTCGTGGACGAAGGGGAGGTGGTCGGTATCGTCAGTCTGTTCGACGTGTTGCGGTTCTCCGGACGGGAGATACAGAAAGGACAGGGCGGGTCACCACCGCGGTTCGATTCGGTCGGCGGGCGCTCGCACGGTGGCTTCGGCGAGCGGAGCGGCGAACTCGAACGGATGTTGAACCTCCCCGTTCGGGACCTGATGTCAGAGCCGGTGCTCACGACCGCTCCAGAGACGGGATTGGACGAGGCAGTCGAGGCGATGTTGACCGAAGGGGTGTCGGCGCTGGTCGTGACGGCCGCCGACGAACCGGTCGGAATCGTGACGAAGACCGACGTGCTTCGGGTGCTTACGGTGACCGACGAAGACCACCTCGACGTGCAAATCGTCGGCATCAACCTCATGGACGACATCAGCCGCGAGGAGGTTTCAGACATGATAGAGCGACTCGCAAGCAAATACCGGCGACTGTCGGTCCTCGAAGCGAACGTCTACCTCCACGAACACAAAGAGACGTTCCGGGGGACTCCGCTCGTCCTCGCGCGGATTCGACTATTCACCGACAAGGGCCACTTCGTTGGCACCGGCGAAGGGTACGGTGCCGCCCACGCGCTCCGGTTGGCGAGCAACGTCTTGGAGCGCCAGATTCTCGAAGGGAAAGAGTACGCCCGGACGAAGAAACATCCCTCCAACGAAGAGAAGGAGAAGTTGCTCGGCTGGTGGTTGTCTGGGGACAGCAGACGCCGATGA
- a CDS encoding adenosylcobalamin-dependent ribonucleoside-diphosphate reductase translates to MRSPTDSIRLPVKRTTGETLEERLTENVYRRVLPARYLLKDNHGRVVETPEELFERVARNVAAVEAKYGNDPIRWANRFEKAMTDLEFVPNSPTLMNAGTEVQQLAACFVVSPRDTLDSIFETLRRAATIFQSGGGVGYSFSRLRPKGDQIRSTGGTASGPVSFMRVYDTMCEQIKQGGKRRGAQMGILRADHPDVGRFCVAKRREGEFSNFNFSVGITDEFYEAVRENRRYSLVNPRTGDQHVVTEATAQFYSTAFENAGTQFAEENVWRDYAGEIPGLDAYRGQTDFRVGEPMTLPAGFVWQLLVDSAWRNGEPGLFALDTTNRDHSFDVVAQPNHRIEATNPCGEQGLENFEACNLGHVNLSLLVTDDATPWFDFREDVREDLAAVVQEFLQQAIDWQRLARIVRDGVRFLDDVVTASVFPIPEIESKVTALRKVGLGIMGFAELLIQLGVRYGSPASYEIARQVMARLNRESKLASHELALERGPFPEWYDSKYATPTKYPEWFARHTGLRPTNWTDGFALRNHSTTTIAPTGTTSMIANTSGGCEPLFDVVYFKNVGRDVQGSEMLVEFEDYFLQTLEANGMDPDAVRAEAKTLLRANEFEGPESLSIPPAIAEAFVTAGDLSPAEHVRMQAAFQRHVDSGISKTINFPFTATRADVNDAYHLAVEEGCKGVTVYRDRSRRTQVLTTHPDDVGRAGGQPAEARCCPI, encoded by the coding sequence ATGCGCTCACCAACTGACTCGATCAGACTGCCGGTCAAACGAACCACCGGGGAGACGCTCGAAGAGCGACTCACCGAGAACGTCTACCGGCGCGTCCTCCCGGCACGATATCTTCTGAAAGACAACCACGGGCGAGTCGTGGAGACGCCCGAAGAACTTTTCGAGCGAGTCGCTCGAAACGTCGCGGCGGTCGAAGCGAAGTACGGCAACGACCCGATTCGATGGGCTAACAGGTTCGAGAAGGCGATGACCGACTTGGAGTTCGTCCCGAACTCGCCGACGCTGATGAACGCTGGTACCGAGGTCCAGCAACTGGCGGCGTGTTTCGTCGTGTCACCGCGAGATACCTTGGATTCCATCTTCGAGACGCTGCGACGGGCCGCGACCATCTTCCAGAGTGGCGGCGGTGTCGGCTACTCGTTCTCACGCCTGCGGCCGAAAGGCGATCAGATTCGCTCGACCGGTGGCACCGCGAGCGGGCCAGTCTCGTTCATGCGTGTCTACGACACGATGTGCGAACAAATCAAGCAGGGTGGGAAGCGACGGGGGGCGCAGATGGGCATCCTCCGCGCCGACCATCCGGACGTCGGACGGTTCTGCGTAGCGAAGCGACGAGAAGGGGAGTTCTCGAACTTCAATTTCTCTGTCGGTATCACCGACGAATTCTACGAGGCCGTGCGCGAGAATCGACGCTATTCGCTCGTCAATCCCCGAACGGGCGACCAACACGTCGTGACCGAAGCGACTGCGCAGTTCTACAGTACGGCGTTCGAAAACGCTGGGACGCAATTCGCCGAGGAGAACGTCTGGCGCGACTACGCCGGTGAAATTCCGGGACTCGACGCCTACCGTGGCCAAACTGATTTCCGAGTCGGAGAACCGATGACCTTGCCTGCAGGTTTCGTCTGGCAGTTGCTCGTAGACAGTGCGTGGCGAAACGGCGAACCGGGCTTGTTCGCACTCGACACGACGAACCGCGACCACTCGTTCGACGTGGTCGCACAGCCGAATCATCGAATCGAGGCGACGAACCCCTGTGGCGAGCAGGGGTTAGAGAACTTCGAAGCCTGTAACTTGGGCCACGTCAATCTCTCGCTGCTAGTTACCGACGACGCGACGCCGTGGTTCGACTTTCGGGAAGACGTCCGCGAGGACCTCGCTGCGGTAGTTCAAGAGTTCCTCCAGCAAGCAATCGACTGGCAGCGACTCGCTCGCATCGTCCGGGACGGCGTCAGGTTCCTGGACGACGTGGTGACGGCCTCGGTGTTCCCGATTCCGGAAATAGAGTCGAAAGTGACCGCGCTTCGGAAGGTTGGACTCGGAATCATGGGGTTCGCCGAGCTACTGATTCAACTCGGCGTGCGCTACGGGAGTCCGGCATCGTACGAAATCGCTCGACAGGTAATGGCGCGTCTCAATCGGGAATCGAAACTGGCGAGTCACGAGTTGGCGCTCGAACGCGGCCCCTTCCCCGAGTGGTACGACTCGAAGTACGCGACGCCGACGAAGTATCCCGAGTGGTTCGCTCGGCACACTGGCCTTCGCCCCACGAACTGGACGGACGGATTCGCCCTGCGCAATCACAGCACGACGACCATCGCGCCGACGGGCACGACGAGCATGATAGCGAACACGTCCGGCGGGTGCGAGCCGCTGTTCGACGTGGTCTACTTCAAGAACGTCGGCCGAGACGTACAGGGGTCCGAGATGTTGGTCGAGTTCGAGGACTACTTTCTGCAAACGTTAGAAGCGAACGGAATGGACCCCGACGCAGTCCGCGCCGAAGCGAAGACGCTACTCCGCGCGAACGAGTTCGAGGGGCCGGAGAGTCTCTCGATTCCGCCCGCGATAGCCGAGGCGTTCGTGACGGCGGGAGACCTCTCGCCAGCAGAGCACGTACGGATGCAAGCGGCGTTCCAGCGACACGTCGATAGCGGCATCTCGAAGACTATCAACTTCCCGTTCACCGCGACGCGGGCCGACGTGAACGACGCCTATCACCTCGCC